One Brassica napus cultivar Da-Ae chromosome C2, Da-Ae, whole genome shotgun sequence DNA window includes the following coding sequences:
- the LOC106416982 gene encoding uncharacterized protein LOC106416982, with the protein MEVLCICGQWISKESLQWEFLVDLKRNASIISIEEDLLYEDLMKIVSEDFSVKEEEISLSYGNTRQLRTFISKTRAFDGTCRLCVKVSTDPASCNTQASDTFASTVPLNANPVILSTVQREKHVSTDPASCNTQASDTFASTVPLNANPMILSTVRREKQSLLYEGVSTVPLNALPDFSHVHIGLLQSHLYESVSTVPLNALPDFSPVHIGLSPTTRGAGDIKVNSYFKTKRELMLRMKKWALEWKFEYNTVSSNKSRVLFSCVDENCTWRMRAIKLPLSDFFVVKKCVHEHTCDTTHRKANHRQASAKLLGSLICSNYGEKKEGLKPKQIIEQVRMLHGVHINYKQAWRVREEAQILVRGTPEDSYYNLSRWLYKITETNPGSLTYQHVDAAGKFKYAFVAFGPSIRGFSLMRRVIAVDGTFLKGKFNGTLLAACAQDGNYHLYPLAFAVVDAENGASWKWFFRGLSQKIPDASDLVFVSDRANSISSALKDVYPLSHHGICRIHLLRNITPTYAKTGLLPLVESAADAYTCHEFWLIFKDIKDKCPELAKYLEDSDFRKWARSYAPANRYNIMTTNIAESLNSMLRMPRELPIISLLETIRLTMTTWFFERREAAAKHKHLVTPKVVQKLVSRLGAAMLLNVYQVDRSEFEVKNETMKFVVDLEKRHCTCNVFDIDKIPSIHAIAAAKHIKRDENRFVDASHLTETWAKAYAESIHPGGELSTSTYPENIDELSCPPPATKKKSGRPPTKRKRSVGEFGVPGSKSQSHKCSRCGTGGHNKSTCERPIG; encoded by the exons ATGGAAGTTTTGTGCATCTGTGGACAATGGATCTCAAAAGAATCTCTACAGTGGGAGTTTCTTGTTGATTTGAAGAGGAATGCATCAATCATTTCCATAGAAGAAGATCTACTGTATGAAGATTTGATGAAGATTGTCTCTGAAGATTTTAGTGTTAAAGAGGAAGAAATCAGTTTGAGTTATG GTAATACTCGTCAGCTCAGAACTTTCATTTCCAAGACTAGAGCATTTGATGGAACCTGTCGTTTGTGTGTTAag GTTAGTACTGATCCAGCTAGCTGTAACACtcaagcttctgatacatttgcttctaCTGTTCCATTGAATGCCAATCCAGTGATTCTTTCTACTGTGCAGAGAGAAAAACAT GTTAGTACTGATCCAGCTAGCTGTAACACtcaagcttctgatacatttgcttctaCTGTTCCATTGAATGCCAATCCAATGATTCTTTCTACTGTGCGGAGAGAAAAACAG AGTCTTCTATATGAAGGTGTTTCTACAGTTCCTCTTAATGCTCTTCCGGATTTTAGCCATGTCCATATTGGACTTTTGCAG AGTCATCTATATGAAAGTGTTTCTACAGTTCCTCTGAATGCTCTTCCGGATTTTAGCCCTGTCCATATTGGACTTTCACCAACCACGAGAGGAGCTGGCGATATTAAGGTGAATAGCTATTTTAAGACAAAGAGAGAGTtgatgttgaggatgaagaaatgggcTTTAGAGTGGAAGTTTGAGTACAATACTGTCTCTTCTAACAAGTCAAGAGTGCTTTTCAGTTGTGTTGATGAAAATTGCACGTGGAGGATGCGTGCTATCAAGCTacctctttcagattttttcgttGTTAAAAAGTGTGTTCATGAGCATACATGCGATACAACACACAGGAAAGCCAACCACAGACAAGCATCTGCAAAGTTGTTGGGTTCTTTGATTTGCAGCAATTATGGAGAAAAAAAGGAAGGTCTCAAACCGAAACAGATCATTGAACAGGTCAGGATGCTGCATGGTGTTCACATCAATTACAAACAAGCTTGGAGAGTGAGAGAAGAAGCTCAGATTTTGGTTAGAGGGACTCCTGAAGACAGCTATTACAATTTGTCTAGGTGGTTGTATAAAATCACAGAAACAAACCCTGGTTCCTTGACTTATCAACATGTGGATGCTGCAGGAAAGTTCAAGTATGCATTTGTGGCTTTTGGTCCTTCGATAAGGGGATTTTCATTGATGAGGAGAGTTATTGCAGTAGATGGTACATTTCTGAAGGGAAAATTCAATGGGACTTTATTGGCAGCTTGTGCTCAAGATGGGAATTATCATCTATATCCTCTCGCCTTTGCAGTGGTTGACGCAGAAAATGGCGCCTCTTGGAAATGGTTCTTTAGAGGTTTGAGCCAGAAGATCCCGGACGCTTCGGATCTTGTTTTTGTATCAGACAGGGCTAACTCCATTTCTTCAGCGTTGAAGGATGTATATCCCTTATCTCACCATGGAATTTGCAGGATCCATCTGCTCCGCAACATCACTCCTACATATGCGAAGACTGGGTTGCTACCTCTGGTGGAAAGCGCTGCTGATGCCTATACGTGTCACGAGTTCTGGTTAATCTTCAAGGACATAAAGGATAAATGTCCTGAATTGGCTAAGTATCTGGAAGATTCTGATTTTAGGAAGTGGGCACGAAGCTATGCGCCTGCGAACAGGTATAATATCATGACTACCAACATTGCAGAGTCTCTCAATTCTATGTTGAGGATGCCTCGTGAGTTGCCCATTATCTCTCTCCTTGAAACTATCAGATTGACGATGACCACTTGGTTTTTTGAGCGACGCGAAGCGGCTGCGAAACATAAGCACCTGGTTACTCCAAAAGTTGTGCAGAAATTAGTATCTAGGTTAGGGGCCGCAATGTTGTTGAATGTGTATCAAGTTGATCGAAGCGAGTTTGAGGTGAAGAATGAAACAATGAAGTTTGTTGTTGACTTGGAGAAGCGGCATTGCACATGTAATGTTTTCGACATTGACAAGATCCCCAGCATCCATGCCATCGCTGCTGCTAAGCATATCAAGAGAGATGAAAACCGTTTTGTTGATGCTTCTCACTTGACAGAAACGTGGGCTAAAGCTTATGCTGAAAGCATACATCCTGGTGGAGAGTTGTCAACGTCCACCTATCCAGAGAATATTGATGAACTGTCTTGCCCACCTCCagctaccaaaaagaaaagtggACGCCCTcctacaaagagaaagagatccgtTGGCGAGTTTGGGGTTCCTGGATCTAAATCTCAGTCCCACAAGTGCAGCAGATGTGGCACAGGAGGGCACAACAAGAGCACATGCGAGAGGCCTATAGGATGa